CCTAGAGCTTATCCGTAAATATTGGAAAGCCGTGGGTGTCGATATGCAACCCAAGCCGATTGAATCGTCATTCGCCGTGGCGCGCATGTTGGCCAACGATCAGGAAGGCCTCGTGTGGATCGGCGGTGGTGGCTATGATTTCCTCGGGCTCCTTGATCCGAAATGGTATTTTCCCTACGAGAACCAGTCAGCCTTTGGCTCGGCCTGGGGCATCTACTACCAGAATCCGAAGGATCCGAATGCCGAGGAGCCGCCGGCCTGGGCCAAGAAGCAGCAGGACCTCTACACCGAACTGCTGAAGACCGTCAGTGACGAAGGCAAACTCGCGCTGATGCGGCAGATCCTGGCGATCACTGGCGAGGAATTTCCTGTGATCGGCACGGATATGGATCCCGACAACTACGGCGTCGTGAAGACCAATTTTCACAACGTCCCGGAGATCATGCCCGATACGGCCTTCTATGTGACGCCAGGGCCGACAAACCCTGAGCAATACTTCATGAAATAAGGCACGAGGAGGCGCGCCCAACAAGCGCGCCTCCCACCCAACACCGAATAGGCGTCCCTGACGTCAGGTCAGCGGATTTGGGATGCGATCGCGAGGCTGCGCCGTGGACGTTGCGGCGAAGGAGTGATCATGTGGCGCTTCATTGCACAACGTGTCGTCTATACGGCGCTGACACTGGCTGCGGTCTCGGTGGTGTCGTTCCTCATCATCCAGTTGCCGCCGGGTGACTTTCTGACATCGCTCGCCGGTAAGATGGCGGAACAGGGCGGCGATCTCGACAGCGCGTCGCTTGCCGGTCTCAAGGCCCGCTATGGGCTGGATCAGCCCTGGTACATCCAGTATTGGCGCTGGATAACCGGCATCCTGCTGCATGGTGACTTCGGCCAGTCCTTTGAATGGAACAAGCCGGTCTCCGAGTTGCTGTGGGACCGCATGGGAATGACCTTGCTCCTGTCGCTGGTCACCCTGATCGTGACATGGATGCTGGCTCTGCCGATCGGGATCTACAGCGCGGTCCGGCGCTATTCCGTGCTCGATTATGTCGTGACATTCCTGGGCTTCATCGGCCTCGCCATACCGAGCTTCCTGCTGTCGCTGGCGCTCATGTACATCCTGTCGCGCTATG
This window of the Parvibaculum sp. genome carries:
- a CDS encoding ABC transporter permease, which encodes MWRFIAQRVVYTALTLAAVSVVSFLIIQLPPGDFLTSLAGKMAEQGGDLDSASLAGLKARYGLDQPWYIQYWRWITGILLHGDFGQSFEWNKPVSELLWDRMGMTLLLSLVTLIVTWMLALPIGIYSAVRRYSVLDYVVTFLGFIGLAIPSFLLSLALMYILSRYAGMSVGGLFSAAYVNAPWSWAKLVDLAAHLWLPVLILSTSGTAALIRVMRANLIDELHKPYVQTARANGLGEMELLFKYPVRVALNPFVSTIGWVLPHLFSGAVIVSVVLSLPTAGPLLLSALLAQDMYLAGSFILILSALTVIGTLLSDLLLAWLDPRVRYQ